The Zonotrichia albicollis isolate bZonAlb1 chromosome 6, bZonAlb1.hap1, whole genome shotgun sequence genome window below encodes:
- the TMEM41B gene encoding transmembrane protein 41B, producing the protein MAQRRAAAASESARHQRQLLEGKALAEGGSARTSLLILVSIFLSAAFLMFLVYKNFPQLSEEERECIKVPRDMDDAKALGKVLSKYKDTFYVQVLVAYFATYVFLQTFAIPGSIFLSILSGFLYPFPLALFLVCLCSGLGASFCYMLSYLVGRPVVYRYLTEKAVKWSEQVERHREHLINYIIFLRITPFLPNWFINITSPVINVPLKVFFIGTFLGVAPPSFVAIKAGTTLYQLTTAGEAVSWNSVFVLMILAILSILPALFQKKLKQKFE; encoded by the exons ATGGCGCAGCGAAGGGCGGCGGCGGCGTCGGAGAGCGCCAGGCACCAGCGGCAGCTTCTGGAAG GGAAAGCCCTTGCAGAAGGTGGATCAGCTCGGACATCACTTCTTATTTTAGTGTCCATCTTCTTATCAGCTGCTTTCCTCATGTTCCTGGTATATAAAAATTTCCCACAACTTAGTGA agaagaaagagaatgtATAAAGGTTCCCAGAGATATGGATGATGCAAAGGCCTTGGGAAAAGTCTTGTCCAAATACAAGGACACGTTTTACGTTCAAGTGTTAGTGGCTTATTTTGCCACATATGTTTT CTTGCAAACATTTGCTATTCCTGGGTCTATATTCCTCAGTATCCTGTCAGGGTTTCTTTATCCCTTCCCACTGGCCttatttcttgtttgtttg tgctcaGGACTTGGGGCTTCATTCTGCTACATGCTGTCATACCTAGTGGGACGTCCCGTTGTGTACAGATATTTAACAGAAAAAGCAGTCAAATGGTCAGAACAG GTTGAACGACATAGAGAACATCTCATTAACTACATAATATTTTTGAGAATAACACCTTTTCTCCCCAACTGGTTTATCAATATCACATCTCCTGTAATCAACGTGCCATTGAAAGTGTTTTTCATTGGCACTTTCCTAG GTGTAGCACCACCGTCTTTTGTAGCCATTAAGGCAGGAACAACGCTGTACCAGCTTACAACAGCAGGGGAAGCTGTTTCCTGGAACTCTGTTTTTGTCCTCATGATTCTAGCCATCCTCTCCATCCTACCAGCTCTGTTCCAGAAGAAGCTGAAACAGAAGTTTGAATAA